The window TGACACTCAACACAAGATGTGCTAACGCTTAACACATAATGTGCGAAGGCTTAACACAAAATGTGCGAAGGCTCAAAATAAGATTTGATAAGTAAGAAGAGGGAATGAACAATAGGTTAATAGAAATCATCAACACTCAACATTTAACACCCAACATCCAACACAACACATGACAGAAAATAAAAAAGGACTCCTCGCGTTGAGTCCACTACTTGTATTCATCGTTCTATATCTGGTCACCTCAATCGTATCGGGCGACTTCTATAAGGTACCGATTACCGTGGCATTCATGGCATCAAGTATCTTTGCTATCGCCATATCAGGAGGCTATCCACTCGCAAAACGAATTCAGATATATAGCAAGGGAGCCAGCACAGAAAACATGATGATGATGCTGTGGATATTCGTACTTGCTGGAGCATTCGCTAACTCGGCTAAGGACATGGGCAGTATTGATGCTACGGTCAACCTAACTCTCTCCATCCTACCAGATAATATGCTGCTACCGGGACTCTTCCTCGCTGCTTGTTTCATTTCAATCAGTATTGGAACGAGCGTCGGAACCATCGTTGCTCTCACCCCTATCGCAGCAGGTATTGCCACTTCTACGGGGAGTTCGCTTCCTTTCGTCGTCGCAGTCGTCGTCGGTGGTTCGTTCTTTGGAGATAACCTTTCGTTCATCAGCGACACAACCGTTGTAGCAACGAGAACACAAGAGTGTAAGATGGCAGATAAGTTTAGGGTAAACTTCTTCATCGTTGCCCCTGCAGCAGTTCTGATTCTGCTTATCTATATCTTCATGGGAAGAGACATACACACAACCGGACAGACCGCAATCGTTGACATCCACAGAGTCATTCCTTACATGGCAGTACTGATTTGCGCGCTCTTTGGCATGAACGTCATGGCTGTATTGACCATTGGAATCGTCCTCACAGGTGCTATTGGCATCATTGATGGTAGCTACGATGTCTATGGTTGGTTTGGAAGTATGGGCGCAGGTATCACTGGTATGGGCGAACTGATTATCATCACGATGATGGCAGGTGGTATGTTGGAGATTATCCGTGAGAATGGTGGTATCGACTATCTCATTAAGATGATTACCCGACACGTCAACAGTAAGCGCGGAGCAGAGCTAACAATAGCCTTCCTCGTCAGTTTGGTGGATATCTGTACAGCCAATAATACGGTGGCAATCCTCACCGTGGGCGGTATTGCAAAGCAGATTGGCGACCGATACGGTGTAGACAAACGTAAGGCAGCCAGCATCCTCGACACCTTCTCATGCTGTGCACAAGGTCTGATTCCATACGGTGCACAGATATTGATGGCAGCAGGATTGGCAAAGGTAAACCCTGTGAGTATCATCCCATTCCTCTACTATCCAATCCTTTTGGGCGTCACAGCCTTCCTCGCTATCCTCTTCCATTATCCACGCCGCTACTCATAACATAGTCATCAACTCCCAACATTCATCACCTAACACCCAACACCATGCAACCAATAGAATCATCTGGAATGGACATCATTCAG of the Prevotella melaninogenica genome contains:
- a CDS encoding Na+/H+ antiporter NhaC family protein yields the protein MTENKKGLLALSPLLVFIVLYLVTSIVSGDFYKVPITVAFMASSIFAIAISGGYPLAKRIQIYSKGASTENMMMMLWIFVLAGAFANSAKDMGSIDATVNLTLSILPDNMLLPGLFLAACFISISIGTSVGTIVALTPIAAGIATSTGSSLPFVVAVVVGGSFFGDNLSFISDTTVVATRTQECKMADKFRVNFFIVAPAAVLILLIYIFMGRDIHTTGQTAIVDIHRVIPYMAVLICALFGMNVMAVLTIGIVLTGAIGIIDGSYDVYGWFGSMGAGITGMGELIIITMMAGGMLEIIRENGGIDYLIKMITRHVNSKRGAELTIAFLVSLVDICTANNTVAILTVGGIAKQIGDRYGVDKRKAASILDTFSCCAQGLIPYGAQILMAAGLAKVNPVSIIPFLYYPILLGVTAFLAILFHYPRRYS